One genomic window of Cyprinus carpio isolate SPL01 chromosome B8, ASM1834038v1, whole genome shotgun sequence includes the following:
- the cep350 gene encoding centrosome-associated protein 350 isoform X9 translates to MWSRLRSEAGLPASVSSQSALAGQDNRRAEISHAWNSLNQTKAALRHIENRLEAAPGTGVLLDSVLDTKKASVSGSRKMSRRDGCHVEESGSKSRTRSRRSPDKSSRSPLRNSTLDSNARKLSAVEFREPLVSYREASPLPVSQTHSEPEVHSLPTEVVVPQADFALSQLVYQRDTRDMQTADLDSPHSSAVDSTSVRYLNDLSALNAIHQPDQAPLGSEVNPRTHLQAETSQTSLTSITGSVTASLRLENLRRRQPDEKLEKLKERIRRQREHLEETEERNKLLGYLEQPVGIGAAAHSTTVPTAKVRKVAPAPPAPIYKGFNTSETKIRTTDGKVWAEEDFQNLSREIYKDLTKRLTAESTKPKQRPAEREKVKEKKPSKPVRKVHRSSSAPDSNTKPAISTSSWRDGQKLVKMMLGPPPRLHREPRVKSSETQMRTGPGPRSSSHPRLERSRHSRPTSAERPRNHVLPEEPAGPSRLTGGDRRKSPSTDLLSADIRGILDDLQMEADSSRRAEAPRSKVSTRVSRSASPAKTTKRTDPPEHPMAKKRHYDAEAVRLYIAQKQEERKKQQAEERRAQREEEENKNKRLKELYTRQRAGATKGPVAPEGPIKKRLQETYTKLLLEQTQLREEINGGAITNMVQQPRPVYQPSGESDKENKRHDRPQSATSSSDLSLTGQCQPPFSRNGLGYAGSPWHQSDQHSPALRVSSSLAPPSGHIFSQLLELDPEPSLPNRESLTAHAAFPSTTGRKMSRIEALKATAASLSSRIESEARKLAGAGINYGCAKDTGTGLLIPSDDRWAKRVSPPVRENLTDSDDLVERIEKLLAAGQSTYDQALPGVGNLHSFRERMETGNKQTVAPSGLNSRNTRKTPSPPKPIVQEVELDSSGGSISEGPLLSEGSISDEDLQELPKSRLGTKGYSAHLNGDSLNPISRFQKEAEKHLPFNLSRMVQGGSNGPWEELAKGSPHSVINIFTKNMSYSKAFEERGGKSSPALRSGLSGASSLDGMVYEEDFVSSRASSQSASKRSPNGLSNGHGRFSPPDEVLSVRSAYSNRAGERSQHSPALTPLSSPHSASSSSKRASERSLLEGQRNTSSAVSDLPAEGFKKSGSEKTSSRSSHRSVDTDSTLGGVSVHSIHSHFSSEGKKSPRSARTTPAAGSPASSGSSRLSPGDSIPIRGSAQGSGSPHAALPSSSSSAARAKSNPSPHTQSPGRTEHRTAGATELQFAPGVLQQRLSAELSYLDAVEESVRQLGDVERVRGVSLAQQETVSLAQILKSQQQRHERELYLLRMKAEQEALETQRQLEESRQKAAQAHAELQEGLLQSQQQALGGLHEATNKMINQQAEAARHTAETAQHIKEMTELARSQIAGALSVPGPSIMPLYDQQKQHKRGLKQQQPHPHTDSSWKSELSPERRKSPSEVETSPDSLSESIPSRRPTISGGGSSSTQLSPPRSDQKERKTPGKDRSSSSVEDQAHTAADDSLSSDNVRSPLEEKADNASIATDYSVKFDDSMTEDDIEEKSFRSLLPSEAHRRESLDRKPSPRPESDDDHSHDRSSPKASSKQDGSMPFSSGQDSFSKFTMDLVRQYMKEEEVRAQHQSSLLRLRQKALREKTKAELAWLEHQKRHLRDKGEDDKMPPLRKKQRGLILKLQQEQAEIKRLQEANKAARRERQLLLKQQEEIERMRHTTLKLKERLRSADTKLESPASGVAEESAPPSVIVTDAETRSPSPVSVSGSETSSIMQKLKKMRSHMDEKHCSPVHYFFSVFTAHHWASLSVCLPKLHPKFQLFIYSQLVRFLTKREQQLMQRRRHAEELLEWRQRLDAEEAEVRHMEKKALAAWEKQQQPRNRTPLQQRSWESELSKTRGGQESPTGQEAGSEDDDSPALSVSSVHTDLSVPEQLASPSSDQPVSELHSPHTGNSPAPDALYSPEFNATDSKQSPPEKASLSSLRHSDSSQPGTVTGTSGSSKMQVRSSSKTSEACTSDTHSATPSETTSDQSDIESRIRALKDELRIRKSVVYQLKKEQKKRQKERLKAQEASLLKQLESYNDFIQKTKAKLSKEPDSTPATKPQIKTPTSATEKPRIKPPPLQRPETSKNWKIVTESEKSETVPTEASADKADDVAPSRLHKYSSEHDDISSDEDPPTVTPTPVMGSPEHMDVLRSLRSPEYPSYQSEDAPSIKEHAARPEANDLLSEDESVVSSHKSGIMEELEYAKSEGSENSRSDQHSHPLLKLDLGLQIPSQNDMKPKFEEEKLSEKDADDKQAVEDSADAGESMIFTDSPVAKSKDIDYTSAEKTPSAIDHSYTPDFSLSKREDSPKMKDTPSPSGDGYNDDFEPSFGSSFKEDHHESKPTSPSAPEPKEKSLKSPMYSSEEEIEEELSVRSGSTNGSFQTESHADLNSHGKSSKDDIMSHSKCSTLPQHQMPVLSVMDELPSFCIGDRVLVSNIQPGTLRFKGQTNFANGFWAGVELDNPEGSNNGTYDGVVYFECSEKHGIFAPPDKISRLPEKFEASADTEDEDSSCDDQPNSKNKGSEEQLDHRNLLNKIKGEKSDLDFHPETREPSEEYEKPLELNIKQLSTGQSTFFKSQQHNLDFNDIDCNMIKDCDKSQHTVPYRGDKDIILKFKDTSLDNVVPLLNNLDKGTSKKQKQEEEPTAVILDLLVEDKKSRVDGFPKTTDISIEEASLDNREDLNNKRALTTLADKLVENFLCDAVKQFQKIKKDKEEKLSAANQLKRDFINEDDGLDGSNNFKSQSRSSSKTKTDSFRTFFDDDQEELSSPEHCNRPESPVLGTSGQEELAKRLAELELSRELFDVLGDEQDWFDEDFGLSSRKQQQKQKPQQDGISGAGEQVKTPPRPELPVQLKQPEEPAMIVPHTVQEVEKLVIAATQEIWKSCKLGHGRPSLTGVPKPQPSNIFLEGDSKANDLEAQCQQSYKLAVFDLSWEVIQDIYAEDPKVDQPQWMKPRRLNSNYFHRLKCPNDITTVQEFVTTEVLKLCGLKKEQNQKTDWQKMIKFGRKKRDRVDHILVQELHEEESHWVNYDEDELFVKMQLADGIFDTLLKDTADVLTQIQGKKSKRTL, encoded by the exons ATGTGGAGTCGCTTGCGAAGTGAGGCGGGGCTGCCAGCCTCTGTCTCTTCCCAGTCTGCCCTTGCTGGGCAAGACAACAGGAGAG CAGAGATATCTCATGCCTGGAATAGTCTAAATCAAACCAAAGCTGcc TTGCGACACATTGAGAATCGTCTGGAGGCAGCGCCAGGCACTGGAGTGCTTCTGGACTCAGTGCTTGACACAAAGAAAGCATCTGTGAGTGGCAGTCGGAAAATGAGCCGCAGAG ATGGGTGTCATGTGGAGGAAAGTGGATCCAAGTCCAGAACACGGAGTCGACGCAGTCCAGACAAAAGTTCCCGTAGTCCCTTGAGGAATAGCACTCTGGACAGTAACGCCAGGAAACTCAGTGCAGTGGAGTTCAGAGAACCACTCGTTTCATACAG ggAAGCATCTCCGCTGCCAGTGTCCCAGACTCACTCTGAACCAGAAGTCCATTCGTTACCAACAGAGGTGGTCGTCCCTCAGGCTGACTTTGCTCTAAGCCAGCTGGTCTATCAGCGTGACACCAGAGACATGCAGACTGCAGACCTGGACAGCCCACACTCCTCAGCTGTAGACAGCACATCTGTACGCTACCTTAATGACCTGTCTGCTCTCAACGCCATTCACCAACCTGACCAAGCCCCGCTAGGGTCAGAGGTCAACCCCAGAACACATTTACAGGCAGAGACATCCCAGACTTCCTTGACATCCATCACCGGTTCAGTCACAGCTTCCTTACGGCTGGAGAACCTGCGGCGTCGGCAACCTGATGAAAAGCTGGAAAAGCTGAAAGAGAGGATCCGCAGACAGAGGGAACATTTGGAGgagacagaagaaagaaacaagctGCTGGGATACTTGGAGCAACCTGTGGGTATTGGAGCGGCAGCACATAGTACCACAGTACCTACTGCTAAAGTTCGGAAAGTGGCCCCAGCCCCTCCAGCGCCTATTTACAAAG GCTTCAACACAAGTGAGACTAAGATTCGCACAACTGATGGGAAAGTGTGGGCAGAGGAGGACTTCCAGAACTTAAGCAGGGAAATATACAAAGACCTGACAAAACGGCTCACAG CAGAGAGCACAAAACCCAAGCAGAGGCCTGCAGAGCGAGAAAAGGTGAAAGAGAAGAAACCGTCCAAACCTGTTAGGAAAGTACACAGATCTTCCTCTGCACCAGACTCAAATACTAAACCAG CAATCAGCACGTCATCATGGCGAGATGGACAGAAGCTGGTGAAGATGATGCTGGGGCCACCTCCACGGTTACACAGAGAGCCTCGGGTGAAGTCCTCGGAGACACAGATGAGAACAG GACCCGGTCCCCGTTCCAGCTCTCATCCTCGTCTTGAGCGTAGCCGGCATTCAAGACCCACCAGTGCAGAAAGACCTCGCAATCATGTTCTACCAGAAGAGCCAGCTGGACCTTCCAGATTAACAGGGGGTGATAGAAGAAAATCTCCCAGCACAGACCTTCTCTCAGCAGACATCCGTGGCATCCTAGATGACCTGCAGATGGAGGCGGACAGCAGCAGGAGGGCAGAAGCGCCCCGCTCGAAAGTCTCAACCAGAGTTTCTCGTAGTGCCAGCCCTGCCAAGACTACCAAGAGAACTGATCCTCCTGAGCATCCCATGGCAAAGAAACGGCACTATGACGCTGAAGCGGTGCGACTGTATATTGCtcaaaaacaagaagaaaggaaaaaacagcaagcagaggagaggagagctCAGCGTGAAGAAGAAGAGAATAAGAATAAACGCCTAAAGGAGCTTTACACGAGACAACGAGCAGGGGCCACCAAGGGCCCAGTCGCACCTGAAGGTCCAATAAAGAAGCGGCTCCAGGAAACATACACCAAACTTCTGCTGGAACAGACTCAGCTCAGAGAAGAGATCAATGGTGGTGCCATAACAAACATGGTCCAGCAG CCGAGACCAGTATACCAGCCATCTGGAGAGtctgataaagaaaacaaaagacatgATCGACCTCAAAGTGCCACCTCCAGCAGTGATCTGTCCCTTACAGGACAATGCCAGCCTCCTTTCTCCAG GAATGGTTTGGGTTATGCAGGGTCACCATGGCATCAATCTGACCAGCATAGTCCTGCTCTGAGGGTCAGCAGCTCCCTAGCACCTCCTTCTGGCCATATCTTCTCTCAGCTGTTAGAACTTGATCCAGAACCTTCACTACCTAACAGAGAGTCCCTAACTGCACATGCTGCATTTCCCTCAACCACAGGCCGCAAAATGAGCCGTATTGAGGCTCTTAAGGCCACAGCTGCCTCTCTGTCCAGCCGTATTGAGAGCGAGGCACGTAAACTAGCTGGTGCCGGAATAAACTACGGTTGTGCCAAGGATACAGGCACGGGTCTTTTAATCCCTAGCGATGACCGCTGGGCTAAACGTGTCAGTCCGCCAGTCAGAGAGAATCTGACAGATTCTGATGACCTGGTTGAGAGGATTGAAAAACTGCTTGCTGCGGGTCAGAGCACCTATGATCAGGCCCTTCCAGGTGTGGGCAACCTGCACAGCTTTAGGGAGAGGATGGAGACTGGGAACAAACAAACAGTTGCGCCTTCTGGCCTCAACTCCAGAAACACACGCAAGACCCCTTCTCCTCCAAAGCCCATTGTTCAGGAAGTTGAGCTGGACTCCAGCGGAGGTTCTATCAGTGAGGGTCCTCTGCTGAGTGAGGGCAGTATATCTGACGAAGACCTGCAAGAGCTGCCCAAATCAAGACTGGGAACCAAAGGATACAGTGCACATCTGAATGGAGACAGTTTGAATCCAATTTCACGCTTTCAGAAAGAGGCAGAGAAGCACCTGCCTTTTAATCTGTCAAGGATGGTACAAGGAGGAAGCAATGGACCATGGGAAGAACTGGCCAAGGGAAGCCCACACAGTGTTATCAATATATTTACAAAGAACATGAGCTACAGCAAAG CATTTGAAGAAAGGGGCGGTAAGAGTTCTCCGGCTCTCCGCTCTGGTCTGTCTGGCGCCAGCTCATTGGATGGAATGGTCTACGAGGAAGACTTTGTTTCCTCTCGTGCCAGTAGCCAATCAGCATCCAAGAGAAGTCCCAATGGGCTCAG TAATGGCCATGGTCGGTTCAGTCCTCCAGATGAGGTGCTAAGTGTCAGATCTGCATACAGTAACAGAGCTGGGGAGAGATCTCAACATTCACCTGCTCTTACACCCCTCTCCTCTCCACACTCAGCCAGCTCAAGCAGCAAGAGAG CTTCAGAAAGGAGCTTGCTGGAGGGACAAAGAAACACATCCTCTGCTGTTTCTGATCTCCCTGCTGAGGGTTTTAAGAAGAGCGGCTCAGAGAAAACATCCAGTCGCAGCTCTCACAGGAGCGTGGACACAGACAGCACACTGGGGGGTGTCTCAGTCCACTCCATTCATAG TCATTTTAGCTCTGAGGGGAAGAAATCTCCCCGAAGTGCTCGTACAACTCCTGCCGCTGGTTCTCCAGCCAGCTCTGGTTCTTCCCGGTTGTCTCCAGGTGACAGTATCCCAATCAGAGGGTCTGCCCAGGGGTCGGGTTCCCCTCACGCAGCTCTACCCAGTTCCTCTTCATCAGCTGCCAGGGCTAAATCAAACCCCTCACCCCATACTCAAAGCCCAGGAAGAACAGAGCACAGGACTGCAG GTGCAACAGAGCTCCAGTTTGCTCCTGGGGTCCTCCAGCAGCGCCTGTCTGCTGAGCTCAGTTACCTGGATGCAGTGGAGGAGTCAGTGCGACAGCTCGGTGATGTGGAGCGAGTGAGAGGAGTGTCTCTCGCTCAGCAGGAAACTGTCTCGCTCGCTCAGATTCTCAAG TCTCAGCAACAGAGGCATGAGCGTGAACTGTACTTGCTACGGATGAAGGCAGAGCAAGAAGCCCTCGAAACACAACGGCAACTGGAAGAAAGCAGACAGAAAGCTGCACAG GCCCATGCAGAGCTGCAAGAGGGTTTGCTCCAGTCTCAACAGCAGGCTTTAGGAGGTTTGCATGAGGCCACAAACAAAATGATAAACCAGCAGGCTGAGGCTGCACGCCACACAGCTGAAACggcacaacacattaaagag ATGACTGAGCTGGCTCGTTCACAGATTGCAGGAGCGCTAAGTGTTCCTGGCCCCTCCATTATGCCCCTGTATGATCAACAGAAACAACACAAGCGCGGTTTGAAACAGCAGCAGCCACACCCCCACACTGACAG TAGCTGGAAGAGTGAGCTGTCTCCTGAGAGACGTAAGAGTCCATCAGAGGTCGAGACTTCACCAGACAGCCTCTCAGAGTCCATCCCTTCAAGGAGACCCACCATCAG TGGTGGTGGCAGCAGTAGTACCCAGCTGAGTCCACCTCGTTCTGATCAAAAGGAGAGGAAGACACCAGGAAAAGACAGGAGCAGTAGTTCAGTGGAGGACCAGGCTCACACTGCTGCCGATGACTCCCTTTCCTCAGACAATGTGCGAAGCCCGCTTGAAGAGAAAG CAGACAATGCCTCCATCGCCACAGATTACTCTGTGAAGTTTGATGACTCTATGACAGAGGATGACATTGAGGAAAAATCGTTCCGCTCTCTTTTACCATCCGAGGCCCACCGTCGCGAATCGCTGGACAGGAAGCCCAGTCCTCGCCCCGAATCTGATGACGACCACAGCCATGACAGATCCAGCCCCAAAGCGAGCTCAAAG CAGGATGGCAGCATGCCCTTCTCAAGTGGTCAGGACAGCTTCTCGAAGTTCACCATGGATTTGGTGCGTCAGTACATGAAGGAGGAGGAAGTTCGCGCTCAGCATCAGAGTTCTCTCCTGCGTCTGCGTCAGAAGGCCCTCCGAGAGAAAACCAAGGCTGAACTGGCCTGGCTGGAGCACCAGAAGAG GCATCTCAGAGATAAAGGAGAGGACGATAAGATGCCACCACTTCGTAAGAAACAGAGAGGCCTGATACTGAAGCTACAACAGGAACAG GCGGAGATCAAACGACTGCAGGAGGCCAATAAAGCAGCGAGGAGGGAGAGACAGCTGCTCCTCAAACAGCAGGAGGAGATCGAAAGAATGAGGCACACAACACTCAAACTCAAAGAGCGGCTCAGAAGCGCAGACACAAAGCTG GAATCACCCGCTTCAGGTGTGGCGGAGGAGTCGGCTCCGCCCAGTGTGATTGTGACAGATGCAGAGACCCGTAGCCCCTCCCCTGTGTCTGTGTCGGGCAGTGAAACCAGCAGCATCATGCAAAAACTGAAAAAGATGCGGTCTCACATGGACGAAAA ACACTGTTCTCCTGTCCATTATTTCTTCTCTGTCTTTACGGCTCATCACTGGgcctctctatctgtctgtctcccAAAACTCCACCCCAAATTCCAGCTCTTTATCTACAGCCAATTGGTCAG GTTTCTCACTAAAAGAGAGCAGCAGTTGATGCAGAGGCGCAGACATGCGGAAGAGCTTCTTGAGTGGAGACAGCGGTTGGATGCGGAGGAGGCCGAAGTGCGCCACATGGAGAAAAAAGCTCTTGCGGCCtgggaaaaacaacagcagccaCGCAACAGAACACCACTGCAGCAGCGTAGCTGGGAAAGTGAGCTCAGTAAAACCAGAGGTGGACAAGAGAGTCCCACAGGACAAG AAGCAGGCAGCGAAGATGATGACTCCCCAGCATTGTCCGTGTCCAGCGTGCACACTGATTTGTCAGTTCCAGAGCAGCTGGCCAGCCCTTCCTCAGACCAGCCTGTCTCTGAACTCCACTCTCCTCATACGGGCAACAGCCCTGCCCCTGATGCCCTCTACTCacctgagtttaatgccacagacAGCAAACAG TCTCCTCCAGAGAAAGCCAGCCTCAGCTCTCTTCGACATTCAGACAGTAGCCAGCCTGGGACTGTCACTGGCACTAGTGGAAGCAGCAAGATGCAGGTGCGCTCCAGCTCCAAGACCAGTGAGGCCTGCACCAGTGACACTCATTCGGCCACTCCATCCG AGACCACATCTGATCAGAGTGATATTGAGAGCCGTATTCGTGCCCTCAAGGACGAGCTCCGTATACGCAAATCTGTGGTGTATCAGctaaagaaagagcaaaagaagAGGCAAAAAGAGCGACTGAAAGCTCAGGAGGCGAGTCTTCTGAAACAGTTGGAG TcatataatgactttattcagaaGACCAAGGCAAAGTTGAGTAAAGAGCCAGACAGCACTCCAGCCACCAAACCCCAGATTAAAACTCCCACGTCAGCCACTGAAAAGCCTCGGATAAAACCCCCTCCGCTTCAGAG GCCTGAAACTAGCAAGAACTGGAAGATTGTCACAGAATCTGAGAAATCAGAGACTGTGCCCACGGAGGCATCAGCAGATAAAG CAGATGATGTTGCACCATCAAGACTTCATAAGTATTCATCAGAACATGATGACATTTCCTCCGATGAAGATCCTCCTACAGTTACTCCAACTCCAGTTATGGGAAGTCCGGAACATATGGATGTTTTGAGGAGCTTGCGTAGTCCAGAGTATCCAAGCTACCAATCAGAAGATGCCCCCTCAATCAAAGAACATGCTGCTAGACCAGAAGCCAATGACCTCCTTTCGGAAGATGAGAGTGTGGTCTCTAGCCACAAGTCAGGTATTATGGAGGAACTGGAATATGCAAAGTCAGAGGGGTCTGAGAATTCCCGTTCTGACCAACACTCTCACCCTCTGCTTAAACTGGATCTCGGGCTTCAGATTCCATCGCAGAATGACATGAAACCCAAATTTGAGGAGGAAAAGTTGTCTGAGAAGGATGCTGATGACAAGCAAGCAGTTGAAGATTCTGCAGATGCTGGAGAGAGTATGATATTTACTGACTCTCCTGTGGCGAAATCAAAAGATATAGACTATACTTCAGCTGAAAAGACTCCTTCAGCCATAGATCATTCTTATACCCCTGACTTCTCGCTGTCCAAGAGGGAGGATTCACCAAAGATGAAAGATACACCGTCACCCTCAGGTGATGGCTATAACGATGACTTTGAGCCTTCCTTTGGGTCGTCATTTAAGGAGGATCATCATGAATCAAAGCCTACATCACCCTCTGCCCCAGAGCCCAAAGAAAAATCACTTAAGTCTCCAATGTACAGCAGTGAAGAGGAAATTGAAGAAGAACTAAGTGTCCGATCAGGAAGTACTAATGGCAGCTTCCAAACTGAAAGTCATGCAGACCTCAATAGCCATGGTAAAAGCTCCAAAGATGACATCATGagtcattcaaaatgttcaacttTACCACAGCACCAAATGCCAGTCTTGTCAGTAATGGACGAATTGCCAAGCTTCTGCATTGGAGACCGGGTTTTGGTTAGTAATATACAACCAGGGACACTGAGATTCAAGGGACAAACTAACTTTGCCAATGGATTCTGGGCCGGGGTTGAACTGGATAACCCTGAGGGAAGTAACAATGGAACTTACGATGGGGTGGTGTACTTTGAATGTAGTGAAAAACATGGTATATTCGCCCCGCCGGACAAGATCTCTCGTCTTCCAGAGAAATTTGAGGCCAGTGCAGACACTGAAGATGAAGATTCATCATGTGATGACCAGCCAAATAGTAAAAACAAAGGTTCTGAGGAGCAGTTAGACCACAGAAATCTGCTAAACAAAATTAAAGGAGAAAAATCTGACCTGGATTTTCATCCTGAGACTAGAGAGCCCTCGGAAGAGTATGAAAAGCCATTGGAACTTAACATCAAACAGCTTTCCACTGGACAAAGCACCTTTTTTAAATCTCAGCAGCATAACCTGGATTTTAATGATATTGATTGCAATATGATTAAGGACTGTGACAAAAGTCAGCACACAGTGCCTTACAGAGGAGACAAGGACATCATTCTCAAATTCAAGGACACATCTCTTGATAATGTTGTTCCATTGCTCAATAATTTGGATAAAGGGAcatctaaaaaacaaaagcagGAAGAGGAACCAACAGCAGTCATTTTGGACCTGTTGGTTGAGGATAAGAAGTCCAGAGTTGATGGTTTTCCGAAAACTACTGACATCTCAATCGAGGAGGCCAGTCTCGATAATAGAGAAGACTTGAATAACAAAAGGGCTTTGACTACCCTAGCAGATAAGCTTGTGGAAAACTTCTTATGTGATGCAGTGAAGCAATTTCAGAAGATCAAGAAAGACAAAGAGGAGAAGTTATCAGCTGCTAATCAACTGAAAAGAGACTTCATCAATGAAGATGATGGACTTGATGGAAGCAACAACTTTAAGTCTCAGAGCAGGTCTTCATctaaaacaaagacagacagtTTCCGCACCTTCTTTGATGATGATCAGGAGGAACTTTCATCTCCAGAGCATTGCAACAGACCT GAGAGCCCTGTCCTAGGTACGAGTGGACAGGAAGAGCTAGCTAAACGTCTGGCAGAGCTGGAACTGAGCCGTGAGCTCTTTGATGTCCTTGGTGATGAGCAGGACTGGTTCGATGAGGACTTTGGTCTCAGCTCACGAAAACAACAGCAGAAGCAAAAACCACAGCAAGATGGGATTTCTGGTGCGGGGGAACAGGTCAAAACACCACCCAGGCCTGAACTTCCGGTTCAGTTGAAGCAACCAGAGGAGCCTGCCATGATTGTTCCTCACACTGTCCAGGAGGTGGAGAAACTTGTCATTGCTGCTACTCAGGAGATCTGGAAAAGCTGCAAACTGGGTCATGGTAGACCAAGCCTGACTGGAGTACCCAAACCTCAACCCTCTAATATTTTCCTGGAAGGAGACTCCAAAGCCAATGACCTGGAGGCTCAATGCCAACAAAGCTACAAACTG gcCGTCTTTGATTTATCATGGGAGGTCATTCAAGACATCTATGCAGAAGATCCAAAAGTTGATCAGCCACAATGGATGAAGCCACGTCGCCTTAATTCCAACTATTTCCATCGACTGAAATGCCCCAATGACATCACAACAGTCCAG GAATTTGTCACCACTGAGGTATTAAAGCTGTGTGGTCTAAAGAAAGAGCAGAACCAGAAAACAGACTGGCAGAAAATGATCAAATTTGGACGGAAAAAGCGAGACAGAGTTGACCACATTCTG GTCCAGGAGCTGCATGAGGAGGAATCACATTGGGTGAACTATGATGAGGATGAACTTTTTGTAAAGATGCAGCTTGCTGATGGGATTTTTGACACCTTGCTAAAAGACACCGCTGACGTTCTGACCCAAATCCAAGGGAAGAAGTCCAAAAGAACTCTTTGA